The Rhizobium rosettiformans genomic sequence CGCTGTCACGCCAACGATGGTCTGGTTGGCCGGGCGATAATCGATGCCGACGAGGCGATCGACACCGGTGACATCCATGGATTTGCTGATCGCGGGGTTTGCAGTGTCGAACATCACGAGCGTCTTGTCGCCTGCGAGACCGACGACCTGGGCGGCCTGGGCGCCAAAGGCCGTAAGGGCGGTGGCGGCTGCGAGGCTGAGGATACGGATGCTGGTCATGGAAAACTTCTCCCGTTTGCATGGTGGCGACACCGGTCTGGTGCCTCCTGATCTCAAGACACGCGGCAGATGCCGATTGGATGCAGGCGTCAGAAGTTTTTTTCTTCTGCATCCAGAAACCGTCTTTGCGTGTCTCCGAAAAGAAGGAGAAAGTCATGGACGTGGCGATGATGAGCGGCAGTTCTTCGACGGGCGCATCTGGTGCAGGTTGCCAAATCAAGCGGGTGAGCTACTTTCCGCGCAGGTTCTTGGAAGGAAGCTGGATGGAGAATGAGCAAGATAAGCTCGGTGCGGCGCTGAAAGCCTGTGCTGCAGGGGATCGCAAAGGCCTGGCCTTGATCTATGAGAGCGAGGCGCCTCGCATGGTCACGGTGGCTGAGCGTATCCTGCGGCGCCACGATCTGGCGGAAGAGATCGTCCAGGAGGCCTTCCTGCAGATTTGGAACAAGGCCTGGCAGTACGACCCATCCCGCGGCTCGGCACGAGGCTGGATCTTCGCCATCGTTCGATCACGCTCGCTGAATGCGCTCCGGGATGGAGGTCGGGAAGATCTGACCGAGACGGACAGCCTTGAGCGACTGCAGGATGAGAGCGCGGACGCGCTCTATCACGATCTATTCGATCAGCTCGACACCGCAAGTCGCTTGCGCGCCTGTCTCGGACGGCTCGACGGACTGCGTCGGAAGACGGTCATGATGGCTTATGTCTCGGGTTACAGCCACGGCGAGATCGCCGGTCGCTTGAAATTGCCGCTAGGAACCGCCAAGGCCTGGATCCGCCGATCGCTGGTCGCGCTGAGGGAGTGCATGGCATGAGCACATGGCACACACTCGCCGAACGCGCCGACGCCTATGTCCTCGGATTGATGGACGAGGATGAACATCGCGCTACCGAAACCGAGATGGAACGCGACGAAAGCCTCGCCCGTGCCGTCGCCGTTGCGCGTGATCGGTTTCTGGAACTCGACCTGGTCGGCCCGACCGCAAGCGTCTCCCCCGATCTCTGGGCAAGGATAGAACGACAGCTCGGTCCGCAGGAGCGACCGAAGAGTTCCGCGCCACCAGCGGCGGTCAACGACAACAGCCTTTCCTGGTGGCGAGGCTTCGGTCTGTCGGCCGCGGCCGCCTCGCTCCTGCTGGTCGGTGCCTTGTCCTACGCCCTGCTCGGTCGGGCGGAGCCGCAGGTGATTGCCGTCCTGATGAATGAGCAGGGTGAGCCGGTCGTGATGATCGAGGATTTCGGCAATGATACAGCCAGGGTAGTTCCGCTCACGGATGTGACTGTGGCCGAGGACCGGTCCCTGCAGCTCTGGACCTTGCCGTCTAGTGATACCGGGCCCGTATCGCTCGGCGTACTCGATGGCTGGCGGACGGCAACCGTCGCAGGGCCGGATCTTCCCGGGCCGCTCGAGGAGCAGCTTTACGAGATCACGGTGGAGCCTCTGGGCGGATCACCGACGGGCAAGCCGACAGGGCCGATCCTGGGCAAGGGCTTTGCGAAAGTGCCGCGCCCATGAGTGTGGGGTCGCGCCCGGTATGCGGGCGCGACGCTTGTCAGGCTCAGAACTCCTGCCACTCGTCCTGCTTGAGTGCTGCATTTCCATGCGTCTGCGCCGGGCGTGCTGGTGCGCGCCGGGGTGCGGCTGCCGGGCTGGACGGCGTGTGAGCGCGCACAGCGCCATGGGGTGCTGAGGTCGCACCCTGCTGGCCGGTGTAATGCCTGCCGAGGGTAAAGCGGGAGATGAACTGGCGAAGCCGCTGTGTCTCCGTTGCGAGCGTGGCGCTTGCTGCGTTGGACTCTTCCACCATGGCAGCATTCTGCTGGGTGACCTGGTCCATCTGGTTGACCGCCGAGTTCACCTCGGAGAGGCCGGTTGCCTGCTCGCGTGCCGAGCTCGCAATGGCCTGCATGTGGTCGTTGACCGCCACGATATTGTCCTGGATCGTCTTCAACGCCTCACCGGTCTCGCTGACGAGCTTGACGCCGTTCTTCACCTCTTCGGATGAGTTGCGGATCAGCTCCTTGATCTCCTTTGCCGCCTGCGCCGAGCGTTGTGCGAGTTCACGCACTTCCTGTGCCACGACCGCAAAACCCTTGCCGGCTTCGCCTGCGCGCGCCGCTTCGACGCCGGCATTCAGCGCCAGAAGGTTGGTCTGGAAGGCGATTTCGTCGATCACCCCGATGATGTTTGAGATCTGGTTGGACGACTGCTCGATGCGCGCCATGGCCCCCACGGCCTCGGCGACGATCTGGCCGGAGCGGGTTGCGCTCGTATCCGCGGCCTGGGTGGCGTGACGGGCCTCCTCGGCGCGCTTCGAGGCGTTGTTGACGTTGACGGTGATCTGGTCGAGGGCCGCTGCCGTCTCCTCGAGCGAGGCCGCCTGCTGCTCGGTGCGCTTTGAAAGATCTTCCGCGCTTGAGCTGATTTCGCGGCTGCCGCTGTCGATCTGGTCGGTGGATTGGGCCACGGCGCCAAGGGTAGTCGCAAGCTGAAGAACCGCGTCGTTCAGATTGGTTCTAAGCGCTTCGAAATCCGGAGCGAACGCGCGTTCGATCGTGAAACTGACATCACCCTTGGCCATCCGTCCGAGGGCGTCGCCGATCGTGTCCACGGCATGCACACGCTCGGTCACATCAGTGGCGAATTTCACCACCTTGGTCACACGGCCGCGATCATCCATGATCGGATTATAGGACGCGTTGATGACGACTTTCTTGCCGCCCTTGCCGTATCGGGTGAACTCGGCGGCCTGGAACTTGCCGGATCGCAACTGCGTCCAGAATTCCTGGTAATCCGCGCTGCGCGCATACTCGGGGTCGACAAACAGACTGTGCTGCTTGCCCTTGATCTCGTCCATTCGGTAACCGAGGGCTTCAAGGAAGTTCTGATTGGCGGAAACAACTTCGCCTTGCGGCGTGAATTCGATGATAGCCTGCACACGGCTGATGGCCTCCATCTGGTTCTGGAAGTCCAGATTCTGCAACCGTTCCTTGGCATTGGCCCATTCGACGACGAAGCCGGTGGTTTTGGCGCCATTCTTCAACGGCGTGACGATCAGGTCGAAAGCCCGGTGGCCGACCCAGATGGTTGCCTTGTGCTGATTCTTCAGGCTCGACAGCATGTTGCGCTGATGGCTGGGATCTTTGTGGAAGATGTCGATGTTGCTGCCGATAAGCTTGTCGAAGTCGAAGCGCGGCAATTCTTTCTTCAGGTCACTTTCCGCTTCCTTCAACATCGCCTTCGTCGCGGTGTTCATGTAGCGGATGTTGAGCTTTTCGTCCGCGATCATGATATTCGCGGTAATGACTTCAAGCGATTCAAGCTGTGCGCGGTTGTTTGTAGACAGTCCAAACATAGTGCCTTGGTCCTTTGGCCAATTTCCTTCTTCAGAAACCGGACCGCGCATCCAAAAGGTAGACAAAGGGCGAAGGTGCTGCCGCAGAATCGTCGAGTTTGTATAACTTGTTGTTATCGCGTTTGTTTCCGTACCAAGATATACAAAATTAGTAGTATCGAATGTGTTAAAATGAATAATGGCGTTGACGCTGCCGGAAGAGAACTGTCAATCGGAATAGACAAAAGGCCGCGATTACTCGCGGCCCTTGAGCTTAATTCTACGAATTGAGGCGCTTAGAACAGGACGCTTGCGCCCTGGTCGGCAGGTCCGGCGATCCGGCGGAAGCTGGCAAACAGCTCACGGCCCATGCCGAACTCATTGTCGTCGAGATTGGTGGTGGCAAGCGGTCGGGCGTCGAACTCTGCCGCATCGACCAGAACTTCGAGCGTGCCGGCAACAGCATCCAGCCGCACCATGTCGCCGTCCTTGATCCTGGCGATCGCGCCACCGTCGACGGCTTCGGGCGTCAGATGGATCGCTGCCGGTATCTTGCCCGACGCACCGGACATGCGCCCGTCGGTCACGAGTGCGACCTTGAAGCCGCGATCCTGCAACACGCCAAGCGGTGGCGTCAGGCGGTGCAGTTCCGGCATGCCATTCGCCTTCGGTCCCTGGAAGCGGACAACCGCGACGAAGTCGCGCTCCAGCTTGCCGGCCTTGAAGGCGTCCTGCAGTTCCTGCTGATCGTTGAAGACGATTGCGGGGGCCTCGATAACGTGACGCTCCGGCTTGACGGCCGAAATCTTGATGACCGCCTTGCCGAGATTTCCCGTCAGCATCTTCAATCCGCCATTCGCCTGGAAAGGCTTGTCGATCGTTGTCAGCACCTTCGGATCGGCACTCACGTCCGCGGCCGGCTCGCGATGGACGGTGCCGTCGTCGGCGAGCTTCGGGTCGATCGTATAGGCAGCGAGACCCTGACCATAGACGGTTCGCACATCGTCATGCACGTAGCCAGCCTTGAGCAGTTGCTTGATCAGGAAGCCCATGCCACCGGCGGCATGGAAATGGTTCACGTCGGCAAGCCCGTTCGGATAGACGCGCGCGAGCAGCGGCACGATGTCCGAGAGCTCCGAGATGTCCTGCCAGGTGAGCTGGATGCCGCCTGCGCGCGCCATGGCGATCAGGTGGATCGTGTGGTTGGTCGAGCCACCGGTCGCATGCAGGCCGACAACGCCGTTGACGATCGAGCGTTCGTCGATCATCTCGCCAGCCGGCGTGAACTCGTTGCCGAGTGCTGTGATCGCCAGCGCCCTCTTGGTCGCTTCCTTGGTCAGCGCATCGCGCAGCGGTGTGCCGGGATTGATGAAGGAAGCACCGGGCAGATGGAAGCCCATGATCTCCATCAGCATCTGATTGGAATTGGCGGTGCCGTAGAAGGTACAGGTGCCCGGGCCGTGATAGGACTTGGATTCCGCTTCGAGCAGCTCGGCACGCCCGACCTTGCCCTCAGCATAGAGCTGGCGGATGCGCGACTTCTCGTCGTTCGGCAGGCCCGTGGTCATCGGTCCGGCCGGGATGAACACCGAGGGGAGGTGGCCGAAGGTGAGTGCCGCGATCATCAGGCCTGGCACGATCTTGTCGCAGACGCCGAGATAGACGGCCGCATCGAACATGTTGTGAGAAAGGCCGATGCCCGCCGCCATCGCAATCGCGTCGCGGGAGAACAGCGAGAGCTCCATGCCGGGCTGGCCCTGGGTTACGCCGTCGCACATTGCGGGAACACCACCCGCGACCTGTGCCACGCCGCCGGCTTCGGATGCTGCCTGGCGGATCAGTGCCGGATAGGTCTCGAAGGGCTGGTGTGCCGAGAGCATGTCGTTATAGGCGGTAATGATGCCAAGGTTCGGCACCACGTCGCCGGCCAACGCTTCCTTGTCCCTGGGCGAACAGACCGCGAAGCCATGGGCGAGGTTGCCACAGGACAGTGTCGAGCGATGCACGCCCTTGGAGATCGCCCGGCGCGTGCGGTCGAGATAGGCTTCGCGGGTCGGCTTGGAACGCTCGACGATCCGCTTGGTGATGGCTTCGATACGGCTGTCTGCAGTCATCGGATATGGCTCCTCATCTGGCGCGGGCGCTTAAGGGCGCACATCGCGCAAAGGCCTCCTTGGCCGGGAAACTCGTCTTATGCGCATCAACCTGCCGAACACCTCCGGCAGGCAGGGCTCTGCCCTCAGGGCGCCCAATAGATGTCGGGCGTCGTCCGGGCCCGTTCAAGAACGGCCCTGATCGGCATGTCTTTCTCGTCCGTGCCGGCCAATGCCTTGTCCAGTACGGCTTTCTTTTCAGCCCCTTCGATATGCACGACCAGAAGGTCTGCATCGTGAAGCGCGGAAAAGGAGAGCGTCAGGCGGGCTTCGCCAGCGCCCGGCGCTTCCATGGTCATGACGCGGCGCGGTTGTGAGAGATCGAGCGCTGCGTCCAGATGATCGCCGCCCGGAAAGAAGGAGGCTGTGTGCCCGTCGGTCCCCATGCCGAGAATCGCGACGTCGAAGGGCTCGGTCATCCCGGGCACGATACCCGATGCCGTCTTCGCCGCTTCCTCGATGGTCGCTTCCGGGCGATAGAGCGGCACGAACTCGGCGGCTGACGCTTCGTTCTTCAAAAGATGCGTCTTGACCAGCAGATGGTTCGAGCGCGGATTGTCTTCTGGCACAAAACGTTCATCGACCAGGGTGACTTTCACTTTGGTCCAGTCGAGGATGCGTGTCGACAGCGCCTCGAAGAAAGCCTTGGGCGTCGAGCCGCCGGAGACGGCAAGCGTTGCCGCGCCCTTGTTCGCGATCGCACCGGAGAGCGCAGAGGCCACGGCATCGGCAAGCCCGGCTGCAAGCGCCGCGCCTGTCTCGAATGTTTTCATGTGATGCGCCATTGGCCCGGGCCTCAGTCTATTTCGTGCCAGGTGCGGCCGTCACGCTCGATCAGCGCAATGGCCTGGCTCGGCCCCCAGGTGCCGGAGGTGTAGCCTTGAGCCTTCTGGCCGATCTCTTCCCAGGATTTGAGGATCGGATCGCACCAGTTCCATGCTGCCTCGACTTCGTCGCGGCGCATGAACAGCGTCTGGTTCGAACGAATGACGTCCATCAGAAGGCGTTCGTATGCATCCGGATTGCGCACGTCGAAGGCCTGGGCAAAGCTCATGTCGAGCGACACATGGCGCAGGCGCATGCCGCCCGGGCCCGGATCCTTGATCATCAGCCACTGCTTGACGCCTTCGTCCGGCTGCAGGCGGATGACGAGCTTGTTGGCCTCGATGCGGCCAGCCGCGTCGCCGAAGATCGAATGCGGGATCGGCTTGAAGGTGATGACGATCTCCGACATGCGGGTTGCCAGACGCTTGCCGGTTCTGAGGTAGAAGGGCACGCCCGCCCAGCGCCAGTTGTTGATCTCGGCCTTGATCGCGACGAAGGTTTCCGTGTCCGACGTCGCTCCGAGTTCTTCCTGGTATCCGTTGACGGCGCCACCGGCGGAAGCGCCCGCGCGGTACTGGCCGCGCACGGTCAGCTTCTCGACATTGTTCGGCGTGATCGGCTTCAGCGAGCGCAGCACCTTGAGCTTCTCGTCGCGCACGGCTTCCGCGTCGAGCGAGGAGGGAGCTTCCATGGCGACCAAGCAGAGGAGCTGCAGAATATGGTTCTGCACCATGTCACGCAGTGCGCCGGCCTTATCGTAATAGGTCACGCGGCCTTCGAGGCCGACGGATTCGGCGACCGTAATCTGCACATGGTCGATATGGGCGGAATTCCACAACGGCTCGTAGAGCGCATTGGCGAAACGCAACGCCATCAGGTTCTGCACCGTCTCCTTGCCGAGATAGTGATCGATACGGAAAATCTGATCTTCCTTAAACACCTTGCCGATTGTGTCGTTGAGGATCTGCGCCGAGGCGAGGTCGCGACCGATCGGCTTTTCAACGACGATGCGGGTCGATTTGGTGATCAGCTTGTGGTCGCGGATCTTGTCGGCGATATCGCCGAAGATTGACGGCGAAACCGCGAGATAGAAGGCGCGGACAATGTCCTTGCCGGTGTCGAGAAGTTTCTTCAGATCTTCCCAGCCCTGGTCCGACTTGGCATCGACAGAGACGTAGTGGACGCGGTCGAGAAACTTCGCGACTTCGCTCTCTTCCAGCTCCTCGGCCTTCAGGTGCTCATGAAGCGCATCGAGCGTGAACTTGCGATACTCTTCATGCGTCATCGCCGTACGCGAAGCACCGATGATACGGGTCGGCTCCGTCAACTGACCCGCCAACTGGCGGTGGAACAAGGCAGGCAAAAGCTTGCGCTCTGCCAAGTCGCCGGTGCCGCCGAAGACGACGTAGTCAAAGGGTTCAACGGGGATGATCTGGCTGCTCATGCGCATCTCTCGTTCGGCAAATTCGTTGGACAGGTTCTAATCTAATCGATTTAAAAAAGCCACCCTTGCGGCAGCGATTTTGTCTTCACACCGCGTTGAGCCCCTGTGCCACCGCTGTTCTGCGACAATGAATCACACGTCCGGATGACGGCGGCGCGACGCTCAAACCGCAGAGAACGCCGAACAGGAGGATGTAGGCCAACCAGCGGAAGGGACCTCTCCGGCCATCCTGGCCGGGTTCGCCGACTGCGGTCAACAAATGCAGGGCGTCTGTTGCCTGCCGTGCCGGCACCAGAATAGGGCAGCCGCCCAGCGCCGAGGCATAGTGCGAGTAGTTGTTGAGCATGTGGATCGGCTCGGCGGCAATGAGGATGTCATGCGCTGCAAGATACGATCGTGTCACGGCAAAATCGGCGGCATTGAAGACCCTTGCCACCCGCACCAGCGCGTCGTCACGCAGTTCTGCCACGCTTCAGAACCGGTCCCGGAGCGCATACCAGGTGAGCGCGAGGAACAGCAGCGGCTTGCGCAGGCTGGCGCCGCCGGGGAAGGGCGGGATCTTCAGGTCCTTGAGCACGTCGAGCTCTCGGGCATT encodes the following:
- a CDS encoding sigma-70 family RNA polymerase sigma factor, whose protein sequence is MENEQDKLGAALKACAAGDRKGLALIYESEAPRMVTVAERILRRHDLAEEIVQEAFLQIWNKAWQYDPSRGSARGWIFAIVRSRSLNALRDGGREDLTETDSLERLQDESADALYHDLFDQLDTASRLRACLGRLDGLRRKTVMMAYVSGYSHGEIAGRLKLPLGTAKAWIRRSLVALRECMA
- a CDS encoding anti-sigma factor — translated: MSTWHTLAERADAYVLGLMDEDEHRATETEMERDESLARAVAVARDRFLELDLVGPTASVSPDLWARIERQLGPQERPKSSAPPAAVNDNSLSWWRGFGLSAAAASLLLVGALSYALLGRAEPQVIAVLMNEQGEPVVMIEDFGNDTARVVPLTDVTVAEDRSLQLWTLPSSDTGPVSLGVLDGWRTATVAGPDLPGPLEEQLYEITVEPLGGSPTGKPTGPILGKGFAKVPRP
- a CDS encoding methyl-accepting chemotaxis protein, with the protein product MFGLSTNNRAQLESLEVITANIMIADEKLNIRYMNTATKAMLKEAESDLKKELPRFDFDKLIGSNIDIFHKDPSHQRNMLSSLKNQHKATIWVGHRAFDLIVTPLKNGAKTTGFVVEWANAKERLQNLDFQNQMEAISRVQAIIEFTPQGEVVSANQNFLEALGYRMDEIKGKQHSLFVDPEYARSADYQEFWTQLRSGKFQAAEFTRYGKGGKKVVINASYNPIMDDRGRVTKVVKFATDVTERVHAVDTIGDALGRMAKGDVSFTIERAFAPDFEALRTNLNDAVLQLATTLGAVAQSTDQIDSGSREISSSAEDLSKRTEQQAASLEETAAALDQITVNVNNASKRAEEARHATQAADTSATRSGQIVAEAVGAMARIEQSSNQISNIIGVIDEIAFQTNLLALNAGVEAARAGEAGKGFAVVAQEVRELAQRSAQAAKEIKELIRNSSEEVKNGVKLVSETGEALKTIQDNIVAVNDHMQAIASSAREQATGLSEVNSAVNQMDQVTQQNAAMVEESNAASATLATETQRLRQFISRFTLGRHYTGQQGATSAPHGAVRAHTPSSPAAAPRRAPARPAQTHGNAALKQDEWQEF
- the edd gene encoding phosphogluconate dehydratase, yielding MTADSRIEAITKRIVERSKPTREAYLDRTRRAISKGVHRSTLSCGNLAHGFAVCSPRDKEALAGDVVPNLGIITAYNDMLSAHQPFETYPALIRQAASEAGGVAQVAGGVPAMCDGVTQGQPGMELSLFSRDAIAMAAGIGLSHNMFDAAVYLGVCDKIVPGLMIAALTFGHLPSVFIPAGPMTTGLPNDEKSRIRQLYAEGKVGRAELLEAESKSYHGPGTCTFYGTANSNQMLMEIMGFHLPGASFINPGTPLRDALTKEATKRALAITALGNEFTPAGEMIDERSIVNGVVGLHATGGSTNHTIHLIAMARAGGIQLTWQDISELSDIVPLLARVYPNGLADVNHFHAAGGMGFLIKQLLKAGYVHDDVRTVYGQGLAAYTIDPKLADDGTVHREPAADVSADPKVLTTIDKPFQANGGLKMLTGNLGKAVIKISAVKPERHVIEAPAIVFNDQQELQDAFKAGKLERDFVAVVRFQGPKANGMPELHRLTPPLGVLQDRGFKVALVTDGRMSGASGKIPAAIHLTPEAVDGGAIARIKDGDMVRLDAVAGTLEVLVDAAEFDARPLATTNLDDNEFGMGRELFASFRRIAGPADQGASVLF
- the pgl gene encoding 6-phosphogluconolactonase, which codes for MAHHMKTFETGAALAAGLADAVASALSGAIANKGAATLAVSGGSTPKAFFEALSTRILDWTKVKVTLVDERFVPEDNPRSNHLLVKTHLLKNEASAAEFVPLYRPEATIEEAAKTASGIVPGMTEPFDVAILGMGTDGHTASFFPGGDHLDAALDLSQPRRVMTMEAPGAGEARLTLSFSALHDADLLVVHIEGAEKKAVLDKALAGTDEKDMPIRAVLERARTTPDIYWAP
- the zwf gene encoding glucose-6-phosphate dehydrogenase, which produces MSSQIIPVEPFDYVVFGGTGDLAERKLLPALFHRQLAGQLTEPTRIIGASRTAMTHEEYRKFTLDALHEHLKAEELEESEVAKFLDRVHYVSVDAKSDQGWEDLKKLLDTGKDIVRAFYLAVSPSIFGDIADKIRDHKLITKSTRIVVEKPIGRDLASAQILNDTIGKVFKEDQIFRIDHYLGKETVQNLMALRFANALYEPLWNSAHIDHVQITVAESVGLEGRVTYYDKAGALRDMVQNHILQLLCLVAMEAPSSLDAEAVRDEKLKVLRSLKPITPNNVEKLTVRGQYRAGASAGGAVNGYQEELGATSDTETFVAIKAEINNWRWAGVPFYLRTGKRLATRMSEIVITFKPIPHSIFGDAAGRIEANKLVIRLQPDEGVKQWLMIKDPGPGGMRLRHVSLDMSFAQAFDVRNPDAYERLLMDVIRSNQTLFMRRDEVEAAWNWCDPILKSWEEIGQKAQGYTSGTWGPSQAIALIERDGRTWHEID